The Aureispira anguillae genome contains a region encoding:
- a CDS encoding DUF5106 domain-containing protein, whose protein sequence is MNQLLRRSILFVLIAWASFATAQDGYNIRVKIDGYKNDTCILGYRLGKKTYVKDTLTSRNNKGEWLFKGDESLKGGIYLILTKPENLYFEFLVSNKEDQKKMFLSTKLDGNRDLSKHLKIEGSADNKVFLDYLKFLADTRAKDGKVAKEIEAEKNPEKKKKLQEERVKIGASVKTYQLALIEKNPDYLSAKLIAASMQPEVPKTYTKAEGFYYFRAHYWDNFDWTDARLIRTPIFKDKIEFWTEKLAVKTPDSVITAVDFILQKLLEGGNKEMFQYAAAELLNKYAQTKVICMDAVYVFLGEKYYCAGHADWVDSAQLEKICENVRTLKPLQCGLYAPNIRLKKMDGTPVNLHEVQAKFVALYFWDPDCGNCSKTTDKLVPVYNKYKDMGFEIFGVCSKNWKEIDKCKAKIKDKGMDFINTSDEAYPLAVAKKIYDIKVNPYLVLLDEDKKIMFKRLDPKQLEDILKRGFETKEDPNVDKAVEEEFKKKEKANEAKLKVNEK, encoded by the coding sequence ATGAATCAATTACTTAGACGATCGATATTATTTGTTTTAATTGCTTGGGCATCTTTTGCCACCGCACAAGACGGTTATAATATTCGTGTAAAAATTGACGGGTACAAAAATGATACTTGTATTTTAGGATACCGTTTGGGCAAAAAAACATATGTTAAGGATACCCTAACTTCAAGGAACAATAAAGGAGAATGGCTTTTTAAGGGCGATGAGTCTTTGAAAGGGGGAATTTATTTGATTTTGACCAAGCCCGAAAATTTATATTTTGAGTTTTTAGTTTCTAACAAAGAAGATCAAAAAAAGATGTTCTTGTCTACTAAGTTGGACGGAAACAGGGACTTGAGCAAGCATCTAAAAATTGAAGGTTCTGCCGATAATAAGGTGTTTCTTGACTACCTAAAATTTTTGGCAGATACAAGAGCAAAAGACGGCAAAGTTGCCAAAGAAATTGAGGCAGAAAAAAATCCAGAAAAAAAGAAAAAATTACAAGAAGAGCGTGTTAAAATTGGTGCTTCTGTAAAAACATATCAATTGGCTTTAATCGAGAAGAATCCAGATTATTTATCCGCCAAATTGATTGCTGCTTCTATGCAACCAGAAGTACCTAAGACCTACACAAAGGCAGAGGGCTTTTATTATTTTAGAGCGCATTATTGGGATAATTTTGATTGGACAGATGCTCGTTTGATTCGCACGCCTATTTTTAAAGACAAAATCGAATTTTGGACAGAAAAATTAGCCGTTAAAACGCCAGATTCTGTTATTACTGCGGTAGATTTTATCTTGCAAAAATTACTTGAAGGAGGCAATAAAGAAATGTTCCAATATGCTGCTGCTGAATTGTTGAATAAATATGCTCAAACTAAGGTCATCTGTATGGATGCTGTTTATGTATTTTTGGGTGAAAAATATTATTGTGCGGGACATGCCGATTGGGTAGACTCAGCGCAATTAGAGAAAATTTGTGAAAATGTAAGAACCCTAAAACCATTGCAATGTGGTTTGTATGCGCCTAATATTCGCTTGAAAAAAATGGATGGCACTCCTGTCAATTTACATGAAGTACAAGCAAAATTTGTGGCGCTTTATTTTTGGGATCCTGACTGTGGAAATTGTAGTAAAACAACAGATAAGTTAGTGCCCGTTTATAATAAGTACAAGGATATGGGCTTTGAAATTTTTGGAGTGTGTAGCAAAAATTGGAAGGAAATTGACAAGTGTAAGGCAAAAATAAAAGATAAAGGAATGGACTTTATCAATACTTCTGATGAGGCTTATCCCTTGGCCGTTGCCAAAAAGATTTATGACATCAAGGTGAACCCTTATTTGGTTTTATTGGATGAAGACAAAAAAATTATGTTTAAACGACTTGATCCTAAACAATTGGAAGATATTCTAAAACGTGGGTTTGAAACCAAAGAAGATCCCAATGTTGATAAAGCAGTAGAAGAAGAGTTTAAGAAAAAAGAAAAAGCAAATGAAGCAAAATTAAAAGTCAATGAGAAATAA
- a CDS encoding sensor histidine kinase: MSNTISKPAYYLNLSNEAGLMIAFCIGIGLFFLLGDSYAQSPIRFTTNNGLPSNHVYCVRQDKDGFMWFATNRGIVKYNGTSFRTFTLKDGLPNNDVWLLETDTKGRVWYVSKSNYQGYIYKDQVYRFPTEDSIVLSPGFVRNCEDTVWYSNYKLEDSLLIPQDWKETPGFWTKATKKFAFNRNEVQFSQKTTANELLIALKDRILIIDGQCQKVMDVEHSCKLSWQKGMGHSAYRGLYSDSIYFYCLKEGILLLNSKWNKLKFYSYQELIQQAAGDRISFQYKEGEIQICLSNYLIILNNQLELKKRIEYPKTENYRGYKDTNGNLWLASLSNGVLLLPHQGGNKTYFEGKSVAKIGSVKEVITAGVLGYGFYEIDQDTCALRHKIDGFSGSYYQIKEDALSKCGYLVMNKKLFKIKHQKGKMIEQELESRFNWRDIVEFKGSEYIISHGGVYYRTLGQLEWNCLEEKLGLLLFQQHKNQLYIGGVDGLWMLKGFSLERHQQTDPLLHISISSMATYQSYLLVGTDGRGVYLLDGEKVIHLKRTDELTIQKILVKNDTIWLATQEGVKVVKLKNDKLSESAIVDAFYREDGLWSDNVNDIYLKDSFLYAASDLGLAKINWLKQSESIPFYLYFTTLADTLIVNPQAERLVTINFNVLDYINQRHYNYAYRILPIQKEWVPTESKQLSFSNLAAGCYELEIRATNQHQKEDRRKQYILVKPSWWEQTEFKLAIGGLSLLLIGVFLKIFKEIIRKNEEKRLAIERRIITVELQALRAQMNPHFIHNSLNSILYYIQKNEVELSEKYLIKFSKLIRAFFKYSREQNVSLKNEIELLTNYLEIEQLRFEEQLVFFIDIDEKIDLEEQMIPSMILQPIVENAINHGLFHKKGKGKVQIVFKFVDAAAFDVLIEDNGVGVAFFKEKYRNNKLGNKVNSTFVLEERLDLLRQNNEWEIQYAMVDLSTISEQTGTRVTLNFNQKN; the protein is encoded by the coding sequence GTGAGCAATACGATATCTAAACCTGCTTATTATCTGAACTTAAGTAACGAAGCAGGACTAATGATAGCATTTTGTATAGGTATTGGGCTTTTCTTTTTGTTGGGGGATAGTTATGCCCAATCGCCCATTCGTTTTACGACCAATAATGGTTTGCCTAGTAATCATGTGTACTGCGTAAGACAAGATAAGGATGGTTTTATGTGGTTTGCTACCAATAGAGGTATTGTGAAATACAATGGTACGTCCTTTAGGACGTTTACCCTCAAAGATGGTTTACCCAATAATGATGTTTGGCTGTTAGAAACGGACACCAAAGGGCGAGTGTGGTATGTTTCTAAGAGTAATTATCAAGGATACATTTACAAAGATCAGGTCTATCGATTTCCAACGGAGGATAGCATTGTCTTAAGCCCTGGCTTTGTTAGAAACTGTGAGGATACAGTTTGGTACAGCAATTATAAGTTGGAGGATAGCCTGCTGATTCCCCAAGATTGGAAAGAAACGCCTGGTTTTTGGACAAAGGCAACTAAGAAGTTTGCATTTAATAGAAATGAAGTGCAGTTCTCACAAAAAACAACAGCAAATGAGTTGTTGATTGCTCTCAAAGATAGAATCCTAATCATTGATGGTCAGTGCCAAAAGGTAATGGACGTTGAACACTCTTGTAAACTTTCTTGGCAGAAAGGTATGGGGCATTCTGCATATAGAGGCTTGTATTCGGACTCCATCTATTTTTATTGCCTAAAAGAAGGAATACTACTGCTAAATTCTAAATGGAATAAATTGAAATTCTATTCCTATCAAGAATTGATACAACAAGCGGCAGGAGATCGTATCTCTTTTCAATATAAAGAAGGAGAAATCCAAATTTGCTTGAGCAACTATTTGATTATTTTGAATAATCAATTGGAGCTAAAAAAGCGAATAGAATACCCCAAAACGGAAAATTATAGAGGCTATAAGGATACCAATGGCAATTTATGGTTAGCTAGTTTAAGTAATGGGGTGCTCTTATTGCCTCATCAAGGAGGGAACAAGACGTATTTTGAAGGAAAATCAGTTGCCAAAATAGGCTCGGTTAAGGAGGTAATTACAGCAGGGGTGTTAGGGTATGGGTTCTATGAAATCGATCAAGATACTTGTGCTCTACGTCATAAAATAGATGGGTTTTCGGGCTCTTATTATCAAATAAAGGAGGACGCTCTCAGCAAATGTGGCTATTTAGTCATGAACAAAAAACTGTTTAAGATTAAGCATCAGAAGGGCAAAATGATAGAACAGGAGTTGGAGTCCAGATTTAATTGGAGGGATATTGTTGAATTTAAGGGGAGCGAGTACATCATTTCACATGGAGGGGTTTATTACAGGACTTTAGGGCAATTAGAGTGGAATTGTTTGGAAGAAAAATTGGGATTGTTACTTTTTCAGCAACATAAAAATCAACTGTATATTGGAGGGGTTGATGGGCTGTGGATGTTAAAGGGGTTTTCCTTGGAGCGGCACCAACAAACAGATCCATTGCTCCATATTTCAATTAGTAGCATGGCAACCTATCAATCTTATTTATTGGTCGGCACAGATGGTCGAGGGGTTTATTTACTGGATGGAGAAAAGGTTATTCATCTTAAAAGAACAGATGAATTAACGATTCAGAAGATACTTGTAAAAAATGATACAATCTGGTTGGCTACACAAGAAGGGGTTAAAGTGGTCAAGCTGAAGAACGACAAACTTAGCGAGTCAGCTATTGTGGATGCTTTTTATAGAGAGGATGGTTTATGGAGTGATAATGTTAATGACATCTATTTAAAAGACAGTTTTTTATATGCAGCCAGTGATCTTGGTTTGGCAAAAATTAATTGGTTAAAACAAAGCGAAAGCATACCTTTTTACCTATATTTTACCACTTTAGCAGATACCTTAATCGTCAATCCTCAAGCAGAACGTTTGGTAACGATTAATTTTAATGTATTGGATTACATCAATCAACGGCACTACAACTATGCGTATAGAATATTGCCAATTCAAAAAGAGTGGGTTCCAACGGAATCCAAACAATTAAGCTTTTCTAATTTAGCTGCTGGATGTTATGAATTAGAGATTAGAGCAACCAATCAACATCAAAAAGAAGATCGAAGAAAACAATACATTTTGGTCAAACCATCGTGGTGGGAACAAACAGAATTTAAACTAGCGATTGGGGGCTTAAGTTTGTTATTGATAGGAGTATTTTTGAAAATTTTTAAGGAGATTATCAGAAAAAACGAAGAGAAAAGATTAGCAATAGAACGGAGAATCATTACTGTAGAATTGCAAGCATTGCGAGCGCAGATGAACCCTCATTTTATTCACAATTCCTTAAATTCTATCTTATATTACATTCAGAAAAATGAAGTAGAGCTATCTGAAAAATATTTGATCAAATTTTCTAAACTGATAAGAGCCTTTTTTAAGTATTCGAGGGAACAAAACGTTTCGTTAAAAAATGAAATTGAGCTATTGACCAATTACCTAGAAATCGAACAATTACGATTTGAAGAACAGCTAGTGTTTTTTATTGATATCGATGAAAAAATAGATCTAGAGGAACAAATGATCCCATCTATGATTTTGCAGCCGATTGTTGAAAATGCAATCAACCATGGTCTATTTCATAAAAAAGGAAAGGGAAAAGTGCAGATTGTCTTTAAGTTTGTTGATGCTGCTGCTTTTGATGTATTGATAGAAGATAATGGGGTAGGCGTTGCGTTTTTTAAGGAGAAATATCGAAACAATAAGCTAGGCAACAAAGTAAATTCAACGTTTGTCTTAGAAGAACGATTGGACTTATTGAGGCAAAATAACGAATGGGAAATTCAATATGCTATGGTTGATCTATCGACTATTTCTGAGCAAACAGGAACAAGAGTTACCTTAAACTTTAATCAAAAGAATTAG
- a CDS encoding T9SS type A sorting domain-containing protein: MKKFLLLIGYILSHYCVGAQELCNNNIDDDGDSLIDCYDPDCPCFCTDSSSNHWYFGNNAGINFSTGGIATGTTNGAMSASEGISTISDKNGNLLFYTNGLTVWNANHAVMSNGTGLRGSNISAQSSIIVPAPNSNTLYYIFTVPNWTDATAARVLAYSVVDMSLNSGLGAVTATKNVVIHTNIVEQVSAAYHTNCQDIWIVSHERDNSNFVAFQVSPTGINTTPRISNIGPVNTGSNRYGGLRFSHDGKKLCSTLGGSTTLATVTLFDFDASTGIVSNPLILADANAYPHAYSSEFSSDNQVLYVCEFNDRSIFQYDLSLPSSLIRASATNIAPCCAQKSALQMGPDKKIYVAYSGRAFLGVISNPNALGAGCNYIDNAVNLLGRRGRLGLPNFFPANLEEELYISGPKTVCPSSAHSYHTNVKRCLSYDNTWSVLGNAIIHSTQDSAVTLSFGDEGVDTLIVVQTNACDTLTDTLLITVSCTSPICATTPPSLNLGNDTTVCAIDSLILDASKGGLFSSYLWQDGSTDSVFVAKTGNTFHVRGTSFCNDVLRDTIVVNTVGCNLLDVDWEYYEVEKYQATKSQLSWKLHTPSTYTAIEIQRSSNGQLFETIANAINPNKNSYIDFSPLVGDNYYRLKLFHQDGTYSYTAIKHLHFSALKNELLVLPNPFATNITIQLASSNNTTIDYIEIFNVLGQKFYSKRISQENIVELFLDRIPSGTYWLKVRVGEQWLQRKIIKL, from the coding sequence ATGAAGAAATTTTTACTGCTTATTGGATACATTTTATCTCATTACTGTGTTGGTGCGCAAGAATTATGCAATAATAATATAGATGACGATGGAGATTCTTTAATTGATTGTTACGATCCCGATTGCCCTTGTTTTTGTACGGATAGTTCCAGTAACCATTGGTATTTTGGAAATAATGCGGGGATCAATTTCTCTACTGGAGGAATTGCAACAGGAACAACAAATGGGGCAATGAGTGCTAGTGAAGGGATTTCTACGATCTCCGATAAAAATGGAAATTTATTATTTTATACCAATGGGCTAACGGTTTGGAATGCCAATCACGCTGTCATGTCAAATGGAACGGGATTAAGAGGCTCCAATATTTCTGCACAATCTTCTATTATTGTACCTGCACCCAATAGCAATACTCTCTATTATATATTTACGGTTCCCAACTGGACGGATGCTACTGCTGCTAGAGTTTTGGCTTATTCTGTGGTTGATATGAGTTTGAATAGTGGGCTAGGCGCTGTGACAGCAACCAAGAATGTTGTAATTCATACTAATATCGTAGAACAAGTCTCAGCGGCTTATCATACAAATTGTCAGGATATTTGGATTGTGTCTCATGAACGAGATAATAGTAATTTTGTAGCTTTTCAAGTTAGCCCGACAGGTATTAACACTACCCCTAGAATTTCTAATATAGGGCCAGTTAATACAGGGAGTAACAGATATGGAGGGTTGAGATTTTCGCACGATGGCAAAAAACTTTGCTCTACCTTAGGAGGCAGCACGACATTAGCAACGGTGACCCTTTTTGATTTTGATGCAAGCACAGGTATTGTTTCTAATCCTTTAATTTTGGCAGATGCCAATGCTTACCCTCATGCTTATTCTTCTGAATTTTCGTCTGACAACCAAGTACTATATGTTTGCGAGTTTAATGATCGTTCTATATTTCAATACGACTTATCCTTACCTTCCTCATTGATAAGAGCCTCTGCTACCAATATAGCTCCCTGCTGTGCCCAAAAAAGTGCCTTGCAAATGGGACCAGATAAAAAAATATATGTTGCTTATTCAGGACGTGCATTTCTGGGGGTAATTAGCAATCCTAATGCTTTAGGGGCAGGATGTAATTATATAGATAATGCTGTGAATTTATTAGGGAGGCGAGGAAGGCTTGGGCTACCTAATTTTTTTCCTGCTAATTTGGAAGAAGAACTTTATATCAGTGGCCCAAAAACAGTTTGCCCTAGTAGTGCCCATAGTTATCATACGAATGTCAAAAGGTGCTTATCTTATGATAATACATGGTCTGTTTTAGGTAATGCAATAATTCACTCAACCCAAGATTCTGCGGTTACCCTATCTTTTGGCGATGAAGGAGTCGATACCCTCATTGTTGTACAAACGAATGCCTGTGACACGCTTACCGACACCTTGCTTATCACAGTTAGTTGCACGAGCCCTATTTGTGCTACAACACCTCCAAGCCTCAACCTTGGCAATGATACAACGGTTTGTGCAATAGATTCTCTAATCTTAGATGCAAGCAAAGGCGGTTTATTTAGTAGTTATCTTTGGCAGGATGGGAGTACAGACTCTGTATTTGTTGCAAAAACAGGAAATACGTTTCATGTAAGGGGGACTAGTTTCTGCAATGATGTATTAAGAGATACAATCGTTGTGAATACTGTTGGTTGCAATCTCTTAGATGTGGATTGGGAATATTATGAAGTAGAAAAATATCAAGCAACAAAATCTCAACTAAGTTGGAAATTACATACTCCCTCAACGTATACAGCCATTGAAATACAAAGAAGTTCCAACGGGCAGCTTTTTGAAACCATAGCGAATGCCATCAATCCTAACAAAAATAGTTATATAGATTTTAGTCCATTGGTTGGTGATAACTACTATAGGTTGAAATTGTTTCATCAGGATGGGACTTATTCTTATACCGCAATCAAACATTTGCATTTTTCAGCTCTCAAAAATGAGCTACTAGTTCTACCCAACCCTTTTGCTACCAACATAACAATTCAACTGGCAAGCAGCAACAATACGACCATAGATTATATAGAAATATTTAATGTGTTAGGGCAAAAATTTTACAGCAAAAGAATATCTCAAGAAAATATAGTTGAATTATTTTTAGATCGTATTCCTTCTGGTACTTACTGGCTAAAAGTAAGAGTTGGTGAACAATGGTTACAAAGAAAGATTATTAAATTGTAG
- a CDS encoding LytR/AlgR family response regulator transcription factor, which produces MEIRAIIIDDERKAVEILKNRIKKFCPNISLIAETQDPEEGIELINSLNPQLVFLDIAMPRLSGFELLARIEQPVFEVIFVTAFDQYAIDAIKHCAIGYLVKPIDKDDLILAVGNAIKNIVEKTAAQKNRLLLENQQITLFQNKKITLPTQEGLEFVKISDIIHCEGSGGYTKIYTLEKKILFSSLSIGHFGKLLENQEFYLVHKSHLINLSHINKYLNEGYVVLTHGHKIPVSRGKRKAFILKIRS; this is translated from the coding sequence ATGGAAATTAGGGCAATAATAATTGACGATGAACGAAAAGCAGTAGAGATTTTGAAGAACAGAATTAAAAAATTCTGCCCTAATATTAGTCTTATTGCGGAGACACAAGACCCAGAAGAAGGGATCGAACTAATTAACAGCCTCAATCCTCAATTGGTATTTTTAGATATAGCAATGCCTCGTTTGAGTGGTTTTGAATTGTTAGCAAGAATTGAGCAACCTGTTTTTGAGGTGATTTTTGTAACAGCATTTGACCAATACGCCATTGATGCAATTAAACACTGTGCCATTGGTTATTTGGTTAAGCCAATAGACAAGGATGATTTAATCCTTGCGGTAGGAAATGCTATCAAAAATATAGTAGAAAAAACGGCTGCACAAAAAAATAGGCTGCTATTAGAAAATCAGCAAATTACACTTTTCCAAAACAAAAAAATCACTTTACCCACGCAAGAAGGGCTAGAATTTGTCAAAATTAGTGATATTATTCATTGCGAAGGAAGTGGTGGATATACTAAAATTTATACCCTTGAAAAAAAGATATTGTTCAGTTCGTTGAGTATAGGACACTTTGGAAAGCTACTAGAAAATCAAGAATTTTATTTAGTACATAAGTCTCACTTAATTAACCTTAGCCATATCAACAAGTATTTGAATGAGGGCTATGTGGTTTTGACCCATGGACACAAAATTCCAGTTTCTAGAGGAAAAAGGAAAGCTTTTATTCTAAAAATAAGGAGCTAA
- a CDS encoding C40 family peptidase, whose translation MKYTQKSVARIVSAYFFFLITTNVFLQATFLPLSSHQQVDAEKTEIPTDLALLTTRSAVLDLEVEEIIEEEVPPIIIDHHDITGLKRIVRNKRKRNARRNAPSRRNFIPAVSVPSLPVAYNAIFDSLNASSLRLNIIEEAKKYLGLRYIWGGTTPKGFDCSGFTSYVLAQEGVGIARSSRYQARQGKDIDMTNAKTGDLIFFSKYGKGGRVTHVAMVVDNKKDGVYIIHSTRRGIVVDNLSESSYWKPKVLYAKDVISKG comes from the coding sequence ATGAAATATACCCAAAAATCTGTAGCAAGAATTGTTAGTGCATACTTTTTTTTCCTAATTACAACAAACGTATTCTTACAAGCTACATTTCTCCCTCTTTCTAGTCATCAACAGGTTGATGCAGAAAAAACTGAAATTCCCACCGATTTAGCGCTTCTTACCACTCGTTCTGCTGTTCTTGATCTTGAAGTAGAAGAAATCATAGAAGAAGAAGTTCCTCCCATTATCATTGATCACCACGACATTACAGGTCTAAAGCGCATCGTTCGCAACAAACGCAAACGCAATGCCCGTAGAAATGCCCCAAGTAGAAGAAATTTTATTCCTGCTGTTTCCGTCCCTTCCCTTCCTGTTGCTTATAATGCCATATTTGATAGCCTAAACGCCTCTAGTCTTCGCCTAAATATTATAGAAGAAGCAAAAAAATACTTAGGGCTTCGATACATTTGGGGGGGAACAACCCCTAAAGGTTTTGATTGCTCAGGTTTTACTTCTTATGTTTTGGCACAAGAGGGAGTTGGAATAGCCCGTAGCTCTCGCTACCAAGCTCGTCAAGGAAAAGACATTGACATGACTAATGCCAAGACTGGCGATCTAATTTTCTTTAGTAAATATGGCAAAGGTGGTCGAGTAACTCATGTTGCCATGGTCGTTGACAATAAAAAAGATGGTGTTTATATCATTCACTCTACTCGCCGTGGTATTGTGGTGGATAATCTTTCGGAGTCTTCTTATTGGAAACCGAAGGTGCTTTATGCCAAAGACGTTATTAGCAAGGGATAA
- a CDS encoding TlpA family protein disulfide reductase: MRYLLNQWAIVWILMLTTKMLLAKDGYNIRVKIDGYENDTCILAYHMGDKKYINETVTSKNADNEFVFEGEESLEGGLYLVLIKDNNNYFEFLIPNEEDQKELVLSTKLDESRDLSKHLEIEGSKENQVYLDYLKYNAKIQKEKSKLQQKLKEEKQEKRKHKWEANIVALDQKLKKYQLDIIDQNPDYLASKLIAEGMAKAVPETVKKDKMAWFYWTKKHFWDQFDFSDERLIRTPLFKYKMEIYTEKLTIQHPDSVIVAVDWIVQQTLKSKNKKMYRYAAAELLNKYAKSKIICMDAVYVFLGEKYYCSGEADWVDSAQLIKICENVNTAKPLQCGLYAPNVYLKKMDGTPISLYDVKAKYTAIYFWNPNCGSCSKTSDQLIPVYHKYKDRGFEVFGVCSKSWKELDECKKKIKEKGMDFINTSDNAYPLAVAKKRYDLKANPYIVLLDEDKKIIYKRIDPAQLDEILARKLALKKE; encoded by the coding sequence ATGAGATATTTATTAAATCAATGGGCGATCGTATGGATATTGATGTTAACTACTAAGATGTTGTTGGCAAAAGACGGTTATAATATCCGTGTAAAAATTGATGGTTATGAAAACGACACCTGCATTTTAGCATATCACATGGGAGACAAAAAATACATCAATGAAACGGTAACCTCAAAAAATGCAGACAATGAATTTGTTTTTGAAGGGGAGGAGTCGCTAGAAGGAGGGCTTTATTTAGTTCTAATAAAAGACAATAACAATTATTTTGAATTTTTGATCCCTAATGAAGAAGATCAAAAAGAATTGGTTTTGTCAACCAAATTAGACGAAAGCAGAGATTTGAGTAAGCATCTGGAAATTGAAGGTTCTAAAGAAAATCAAGTCTATCTAGACTATTTGAAATATAATGCAAAAATTCAAAAGGAAAAATCCAAGTTGCAACAAAAACTAAAAGAGGAGAAACAAGAGAAAAGAAAGCATAAATGGGAGGCTAATATTGTAGCGTTGGATCAAAAATTAAAAAAATATCAATTGGATATTATTGACCAAAATCCAGATTATTTGGCTTCTAAATTGATTGCAGAGGGGATGGCTAAAGCGGTGCCTGAGACCGTAAAAAAGGACAAAATGGCTTGGTTTTATTGGACTAAAAAACATTTTTGGGATCAGTTTGATTTTTCAGATGAGCGATTGATTAGAACCCCTTTGTTCAAATACAAAATGGAAATTTATACCGAGAAATTAACCATTCAACATCCCGATTCTGTGATTGTTGCAGTAGATTGGATTGTTCAACAAACCTTAAAATCTAAGAACAAAAAAATGTATAGGTATGCGGCGGCTGAACTGCTCAATAAGTATGCAAAAAGCAAGATAATTTGCATGGATGCGGTTTATGTATTCTTAGGCGAAAAGTACTATTGTTCAGGCGAGGCAGATTGGGTAGATTCGGCTCAATTGATTAAGATCTGTGAAAATGTGAATACCGCAAAACCTTTGCAATGTGGGCTATATGCGCCCAATGTTTATCTGAAAAAAATGGATGGAACGCCAATTAGTTTGTACGATGTAAAGGCAAAATATACCGCAATTTATTTTTGGAATCCTAATTGTGGAAGTTGCAGCAAAACTAGTGATCAACTGATTCCTGTTTATCATAAATACAAGGACAGGGGCTTTGAAGTCTTTGGAGTTTGTAGTAAAAGTTGGAAGGAGTTGGACGAGTGCAAGAAAAAGATAAAAGAGAAAGGGATGGATTTTATCAATACCTCTGATAATGCTTATCCTTTGGCGGTCGCAAAAAAAAGATATGATTTAAAGGCAAATCCATATATTGTTTTGTTAGACGAGGACAAGAAAATTATATACAAGCGGATTGACCCTGCTCAACTCGATGAAATTTTAGCCCGTAAATTGGCACTTAAAAAAGAATAA
- a CDS encoding D-glycero-alpha-D-manno-heptose-1,7-bisphosphate 7-phosphatase, with amino-acid sequence MKEWTLFLDRDGVINDRIIGGYVQKWSEFVFLDGVLECLPILARKFNRIVIVTNQQGIAKGLMSVNDLNKVHAEMLDVINQHGGRIDQVYFCAEHERENPPCRKPNTGMAIQAKLDFPDIDFDRAIMVGDSITDIEFGIRMNMKTILIETKPDIDKVKLAAIQDKIDYSFPSLYLFAQHLNNIL; translated from the coding sequence ATGAAGGAATGGACACTTTTTTTAGATCGAGATGGAGTTATTAATGATAGAATTATTGGAGGCTATGTTCAAAAATGGTCTGAATTTGTTTTTCTAGATGGGGTTTTGGAGTGCTTGCCTATTTTGGCACGAAAATTTAATCGAATTGTTATTGTTACCAATCAGCAGGGAATCGCCAAGGGCTTAATGTCTGTAAATGATTTGAATAAGGTACATGCTGAAATGTTAGATGTAATCAACCAGCATGGAGGAAGGATAGATCAAGTATACTTTTGTGCAGAACATGAGCGAGAAAATCCTCCTTGCCGAAAACCCAATACAGGAATGGCTATTCAAGCGAAATTAGATTTTCCTGACATAGATTTTGATCGTGCTATAATGGTAGGTGATTCTATTACAGATATAGAATTTGGCATTAGAATGAATATGAAGACGATTTTAATTGAAACCAAACCTGATATTGATAAGGTCAAACTAGCAGCCATTCAAGACAAAATTGATTACTCTTTTCCCAGCTTGTATTTATTTGCGCAACATCTAAATAATATTTTATAG
- a CDS encoding GNAT family N-acetyltransferase: MYSKKNKNKLFNESLIVKRLTEHQKIPFNLLELADPSRAQIEQYLYESQCYLALLEAQCIGVLVLKELSAQTVEIKNIAIKEIQQGKGYGKKLLKWATKIAQESNYQKIRIGTGNSSIGQLALYQKEGFEITQIVKDFFTHNYPNPIVENGILCKHMIILEKDLNEF; this comes from the coding sequence ATGTATTCTAAAAAAAATAAAAATAAACTGTTTAACGAGTCGTTAATAGTAAAACGCTTAACAGAGCATCAAAAAATTCCTTTCAACTTACTCGAATTAGCAGATCCTTCAAGAGCTCAAATTGAACAATATTTGTATGAAAGCCAATGCTATTTAGCGCTCTTAGAAGCTCAATGCATAGGGGTGCTTGTTCTAAAAGAATTGAGTGCTCAAACTGTTGAAATAAAAAATATTGCGATAAAAGAAATTCAACAAGGGAAAGGTTATGGAAAAAAACTATTAAAATGGGCCACTAAAATAGCTCAAGAATCCAACTATCAAAAAATAAGGATAGGAACAGGAAATTCTAGTATTGGACAATTGGCATTGTATCAAAAAGAAGGTTTTGAAATTACCCAGATAGTAAAAGATTTTTTTACGCATAATTATCCAAATCCTATTGTTGAAAATGGCATTCTTTGCAAACACATGATTATCCTAGAAAAGGATCTAAACGAATTTTGA